From Myxocyprinus asiaticus isolate MX2 ecotype Aquarium Trade chromosome 10, UBuf_Myxa_2, whole genome shotgun sequence, the proteins below share one genomic window:
- the LOC127447559 gene encoding collagen alpha-3(VI) chain-like: ILVILGTGIKRDIAFLVDGSDNTRRGFKEIRDFLHNIITNLNVGTDNDRISVIQYSNVAVANFYFNSFSRKEDVLNAVNVLSHKGGRPLNTGSALRYVKENIFASSSGCRHKDGIPQILILLTSGRSRDRISEAASALKELGVLIVGIGVKYSDSELHNISSENHVLSFADFSELPKIQAQLLEAMKPSDNKKESIAEGRTPRRDVVFLLDGSDGTRNGFTAMKEFVQRMVERLEVAENRDRISVVQYSRDAEVNFNLNTYTKKQDILDGLRGLRHKGGRPLHTGAALQYVRDNVFTASSGSRRLEGVPQILIVLSGGRSFDSVDTAASSLKELGILTFGIGSRASDSRELQIISSEPNYALSVSDFSELPNVQEQLLASVQAVEMPITPTSPAVTADYTLPRKDVVFLLDGSDGNRNSFPAMREFVQRVVEQFNIDANEDHVSVVQYSRDTEVHFYLNTYTSKEDILDSVRGLRHKGGRPLNTGAALQYVKDNVFTASYGSRRLEGVPQILIVLSGGKSFDSVDTAASSLKELGVLTFGIGSRGSDSRELQRISYDPNYALSVSDFTELPNVQEQLLASVQAVAMPTTPTSPTVIADYTIPRKDVVILLDGSDGTRNSFPAMREFVQRVVEQFNIEANRDRVSVVQYSKDAEAHFYLNTYATKEEILNTVRSLRHRGGRPLNTGAALQYVMNNVFTASAGSRRQEGVPQVLILFSGGRSNDNIDTPASALKESGVLIFGIGTRNSSREVQIIASGPTNAQSIPEFSDLPSVQQQFLSSLNNVLVQVLQMTPTVMVERKMAGRDVVFLLDGSDGTRSSFPAMRDFVERMVERLNMSERRDRVSVVQFSRDPEAHFYLNTYTNKEDILDTVRGLRHKGGRPLNTGAALQYVRDSVFTASSGSRRVEGVPQLLILLSGGRSFDNVDIPATSLKELGVLIFGIGSRSSDSRELQRISHDPSYVLSVSDFSDLPSVQQQLFTNINTVLVEGTPITTTIIGKRKTKLACFNAPHFL; this comes from the exons ATTCTTGTAATTCTAGGCACAGGAATTAAAAGGGATATTGCCTTTCTTGTGGATGGTTCAGACAACACAAGAAGAGGATTTAAAGAGATACGTGATTTTCTGCACAATATTATCACAAACCTCAATGTGGGAACTGATAATGATAGAATCTCAGTAATACAATACAGCAATGTAGCTgtggcaaatttttattttaattcattctcAAGAAAGGAAGATGTATTGAATGCTGTAAATGTACTTAGCCATAAAGGTGGAAGGCCCCTAAACACAGGATCTGCCCTTCGGTATGTAAAGGAAAATATCTTTGCAAGTTCTTCAGGTTGTAGACACAAAGATGGCATCCCTCAAATATTAATTCTGCTGACGAGTGGAAGATCAAGAGACCGCATTTCTGAGGCAGCCTCTGCTCTCAAAGAACTTGGGGTACTAATTGTTGGAATAGGAGTAAAGTACTCAGACTCTGAATTGCATAATATATCATCTGAAAATCATGTGCTTTCATTTGCTGACTTCAGTGAATTACCAAAAATTCAGGCACAGCTACTGGAAGCAATGAAACCTAGTGACAACAAAAAAGAATCGATAG CTGAGGGTCGTACACCCAGGAGAGATGTTGTTTTCCTGCTGGATGGATCGGATGGCACTAGGAATGGGTTCACAGCAATGAAAGAGTTTGTTCAAAGAATGGTGGAGAGATTAGAAGTTGCTGAGAACAGAGATCGCATTTCTGTGGTCCAGTACAGCAGAGACGCAGAGGTCAATTTCAATCTAAACACGTACACAAAAAAGCAAGACATTCTTGATGGTTTAAGAGGTCTGAGACACAAAGGAGGCAGACCCCTCCACACGGGGGCAGCTCTCCAGTacgtcagagacaatgtctttACTGCATCCTCTGGCAGCAGACGACTGGAGGGTGTGCCACAGATACTTATTGTGCTAAGTGGGGGAAGGTCATTTGACAGTGTTGATACAGCAGCCTCCTCTCTAAAAGAGCTTGGAATCTTGACCTTCGGAATTGGCTCAAGAGCCTCTGATAGCAGAGAATTGCAGATAATCTCATCAGAACCCAATTACGCGCTCTCCGTGTCTGACTTCAGTGAGCTTCCAAATGTTCAAGAACAGCTGCTGGCCTCAGTACAGGCTGTTGAAAtgcccatcactccaacatcgcCAGCTGTTACTG CTGATTACACCTTACCAAGAAAGGACGTAGTATTTCTGCTGGACGGTTCAGATGGAAATAGGAATTCTTTCCCAGCAATGCGTGAATTTGTTCAAAGAGTAGTGGAGCAATTCAACATAGATGCAAACGAAGACCATGTTTCTGTGGTGCAGTACAGTAGAGACACTGAGGTCCATTTCTATCTGAATACCTACACTTCAAAGGAAGACATTCTTGACAGTGTCAGAGGTCTGAGACACAAAGGAGGGAGACCCCTCAACACGGGTGCAGCTCTCCAGTACGTCAAAGATAATGTCTTTACAGCCTCCTATGGCAGCAGACGACTGGAGGGTGTGCCGCAGATACTGATTGTGCTAAGTGGGGGAAAGTCATTTGACAGTGTTGATACAGCAGCCTCCTCTCTGAAAGAGCTTGGAGTCTTGACCTTCGGAATCGGCTCAAGAGGCTCTGATAGCAGAGAATTGCAGAGAATCTCATATGACCCCAATTACGCTCTGTCCGTGTCCGACTTCACCGAGCTTCCAAATGTCCAAGAACAGCTGCTGGCCTCCGTACAGGCTGTTGCAATGCCAACTACGCCAACTTCACCGACAGTGATCG cTGATTACACCATACCAAGAAAGGATGTAGTAATTTTGCTGGACGGCTCAGATGGCACTAGGAATTCTTTCCCAGCAATGCGTGAATTTGTGCAAAGAGTAGTAGAGCAATTTAACATAGAGGCAAACAGAGACCGTGTTTCTGTGGTGCAGTACAGTAAAGACGCTGAGGCCCATTTCTATCTTAATACCTACGCTACAAAGGAGGAGATCCTTAACACTGTCAGGAGTCTTAGGCACAGAGGAGGGAGACCCCTCAACACAGGGGCAGCTCTCCAGTACGTGATGAACAATGTCTTCACTGCCTCTGCTGGGAGTAGAAGGCAAGAGGGTGTTCCTCAGGTTCTTATACTTTTCAGTGGAGGACGCTCAAACGATAACATAGACACACCTGCCTCTGCTCTGAAAGAGAGTGGGGTCTTAATTTTTGGCATTGGCACCAGAAATTCGAGCAGAGAGGTACAGATAATTGCCAGTGGTCCTACCAATGCACAGTCCATCCCTGAGTTCTCTGACCTTCCCAGTGTCCAGCAGCAGTTTTTGAGCTCACTGAACAATGTGCTTGTGCAAGTCCTGCAGATGACACCTACTGTTATGG TTGAACGAAAGATGGCTGGGAGGGATGTAGTGTTCCTGCTGGATGGTTCAGATGGCACTAGGAGCTCTTTTCCAGCAATGCgtgactttgttgaaaggatggTGGAGAGATTGAATATGTCTGAGAGACGAGACCGTGTGTCTGTGGTGCAGTTCAGCAGAGATCCAGAGGCCCATTTCTATCTTAACACATACACGAATAAGGAGGACATTCTTGACACGGTCAGGGGCCTGAGGCACAAAGGAGGGAGACCCCTCAACACAGGGGCGGCTCTGCAGTACGTGAGAGACAGTGTCTTCACTGCCTCCTCAGGAAGCAGACGTGTAGAGGGTGTGCCACAGTTACTGATTCTGCTGAGTGGTGGAAGGTCATTTGATAATGTTGACATACCGGCCACCTCCCTGAAAGAGCTTGGAGTATTGATCTTTGGGATAGGGTCAAGGAGCTCTGACAGCAGGGAACTGCAGAGGATCTCCCATGACCCAAGTTATGTACTCTCAGTGAGTGACTTCTCTGACCTTCCCAGTGTCCAACAGCAGCTTTTCACCAACATTAACACGGTACTTGTAGAGGGCACGCCTATCACTACCACAATAATAGGTAAGAGAAAGACAAAACTGGCTTGCTTTAATGCCCCTCATTTTTTATGA